A genome region from Polyodon spathula isolate WHYD16114869_AA chromosome 19, ASM1765450v1, whole genome shotgun sequence includes the following:
- the LOC121294822 gene encoding sulfide:quinone oxidoreductase, mitochondrial-like, producing MASPVFNAQRLLCRIGPDLRSVCGLHTTSSCASKDHYKVLVVGGGSGGITMSARMKRKVGAGNVAVIEPSENHYYQPLWTLVGAGAKTVSTSRRSTASLIPAGVKWIKSQVQEFSPDKNCVRTDDGKEISYQYLIVALGLKLHYEKIKGLPEGFKYPKIGSNYSVETVDKTWKALQDFKEGNAIFTFPNTPVKCAGAPQKIMYLADAYFRKTGKRSKATILYNTSLPVLFGIKKYADSLWNIVKTRDLNVNLRHNLIEVRPDKQEAVFEKLDNPGETVVFEYEMLHVTPPMGPHEVLKNSTLVDKAGWLDIDKDMLQHKKYPNVFGIGDCTNLPTAKTAAAVAAQSSVLDRTISRVMKKEKPDKRYDGYTSCPLVTSYNTVILAEFDYSGQPLETFPIDQSKERMSMFYMKANVMPHLYWHGLLKGLWGGPGPYRKIMHLGMK from the exons ATGGCGAGTCCAGTTTTCAATGCACAGCGCCTGCTGTGTCGCATCGGGCCTGATCTACGGAGTGTCTGTGGTCTGCACACCACCAGCAGCTGTGCCTCGAAGGACCACTACAAAGTCCTGGTGGTGGGTGGTGGAAGTGGTGGAATTACCATGAGTGCTCGGATGAAAAGGAAAGTCGGAGCTGGAAATGTAGCCGTTATTGAGCCTAGTGAG AATCATTATTACCAGCCACTCTGGACTCTGGTAGGAGCGGGTGCAAAGACTGTTAGCACATCCAGAAGATCCACTGCTAGTCTCATCCCCGCTGGAGTTAAATGGATCAAGTCCCAGGTGCAGGAGTTTAGCCCGGACAAGAACTGTGTGCGCACTGATGATGGTAAAGAG ATATCATATCAGTATCTTATTGTTGCTCTTGGGCTCAAGCTGCATTATGAAAAG ATTAAGGGTTTGCCTGAAGGTTTTAAGTATCCAAAGATTGGCTCCAACTACTCGGTTGAGACAGTAGACAAAACCTGGAAGGCTCTGCAGGATTTCAAGGAAGGCAATGCCATCTTCACGTTCCCCAACACGCCAGTCAAGTGTGCAGGCGCGCCGCAGAAGATTATGTACCTTGCTGATGCCTACTtcagaaag ACAGGGAAAAGATCCAAAGCCACCATCCTCTACAATACTTCCCTGCCCGTATTATTTGGCATTAAGAAATATGCCGACTCTCTGTGGAACATTGTGAAGACACGGGACCTGAATGTGAACCTCAGACATAACCTCATCGAGGTCCGGCCGGACAAACAGGAGGCTGTGTTTGAAAAGCTAGACAATCCCGGAGAAACTGTGGTTTTCGAG TATGAAATGCTTCATGTTACCCCTCCAATGGGACCCCATGAGGTTCTGAAAAACAGTACGTTGGTGGATAAAGCAGGCTGGCTTGATATAGACAAAGACATGCTGCAGCATAAAAAGTATCCTAATGTATTTGGCATCGGGGACTGTACTAATCTTCCTACTGCAAAGACAGCTGCAGCAGTCG cGGCTCAGTCTTCAGTTCTTGATAGAACTATTTCAAGGGTGATGAAGAAGGAGAAGCCTGATAAAAGG TATGACGGATACACTTCTTGCCCATTGGTGACAAGCTACAACACTGTTATACTGGCAGAATTTGACTACAGTGGTCAGCCTCTGGAAACATTCCCTATTGACCAGAGCAAGGAGAGGATGAGCATGTTCTACATGAAGGCAAATGTGATGCCACATCTGTACTGGCACGGCCTGCTGAA GGGATTATGGGGAGGACCAGGCCCTTACAGAAAGATAATGCACCTTGGTATGAAGTAA
- the bloc1s6 gene encoding biogenesis of lysosome-related organelles complex 1 subunit 6 has translation MEPEVKDHEEMSPKTSPVNNNNNNHSIESNIVSTYSSLSEDLVFVDNKVVENLTEGLISHYLPDLQHSKLALQELTQNQVILLDTLEQEITKFRECNSLLDINALFTEAKYYHNKLVNIRKEMMMLHEKTTKLKKRALKLQQQKHKEALEREQQQEKELERERQLIAKPAKRS, from the exons ATGGAGCCAGAGGTGAAAGACCATGAGGAGATGTCACCCAAGACCTCCccagtaaacaacaacaacaacaaccactcTATAG AATCCAATATTGTGTCAACATATTCAAGCCTGTCAGAAGACTTAGTGTTTGTGGATAATAAGGTAGTTGAAAACCTAACTGAAGGACTGATCTCACATTATTTACCTGACCTGCAACACTCAAAATTGGCCTTGCAGGAGCTGAC ACAAAATCAAGTAATATTACTTGACACGCTGGAACAAGAAATCACAAAATTCCGGGAGTGTAATTCATTACTTGATATAAATGCCCTG TTTACAGAAGCAAAGTACTATCATAATAAACTGGTAAATATAAGAAAAGAAATGATGATGCTACATGAAAAGACAACTAAATTAAAG AAAAGAGCACTGAAacttcaacaacaaaaacacaaagaagcACTGGAGAGAGAACAGCAGCAGGAAAAGGAGCTTGAAAGGGAACGGCAGCTGATTGCAAAACCTGCAAAAAGATCTTAA
- the LOC121294592 gene encoding zinc transporter 4-like isoform X2, with protein sequence MSTGNLWATFKSVLSTTNDGPLDLDDTTPFDFSDEMLDEEFPKFNKLRVVVSDEMSDSSPGIPHAASAVNGRRIHSAVSDDDSLLGSSSSLQNPGIHLDQCDGCTKKKEQFKQKNVKKKLAFAAILYFLFMIGELIEVISAVVSVLLIYILAAILLYEAVQRTIHQEFDIDGDVMLITAAVGVAVNLIMGFILNQSGHLHSHSHGSLQHAASSGHGQGGHGHSHDKSHGSLAVRAAFIHALGDLVQSVGVLVAAYIVRFKPEYKIADPICTYVFSVLVLFTTLRIMWDTGIIILEGVPKHLDVTRIKEDLLKLEDVYSVDDLNVWALTADKTAAIVHLQLIPDSSTKWEEVQSKARLLLLNTYGMYRCTIQVQSFRQRLPQLCVKCQSSCA encoded by the exons ATGTCGACGGGTAATCTTTGGGCAACTTTTAAGTCAGTCCTTAGCACGACCAACGATGGTCCGTTGGATCTCGACGACACCACTCCATTTGATTTCTCGGACGAAATGCTGGACGAGGAGTTTCCCAAGTTCAACAAACTCAGAGTGGTGGTATCGGATGAGATGAGTGACTCTTCTCCGGGCATCCCTCACGCTGCCTCGGCTGTCAACGGCAGACGTATTCATTCAGCAGTATCCGACGATGATTCTTTACTGGGTTCCTCTTCAAGCCTTCAGAACCCGGGGATTCATTTGGACCAGTGTGATGGatgcacaaagaaaaaagaacaattcAAACAGAAAAACGTGAAAAAGAAGCTAGCTTTCGCTGCTATTTTATACTTTCTCTTTATGATCGGAGAACTTATAG AGGTCATTTCTGCAGTTGTCAGTGTGCTGCTCATATACATTCTCGCAGCAATCCTGCTGTATGAAGCTGTTCAGAGAACTATCCACCAGGAATTTGATATTGATGGGGATGTGATGCTCATTACTGCAGCAGTTGGTGTTGCAGTGAACCTAAT AATGGGATTCATACTGAATCAGTCAGGGCACCTCCATTCCCACTCCCACGGGTCCTTGCAGCATGCTGCCAGCTCAGGACATGGACAAGGGGGGCATGGGCACAGCCATGACAAGAGTCACGGCAGCCTGGCAGTGAGAGCTGCCTTCATACATGCCTTGGGAGACCTGGTTCAAAGCGTCGGGGTGCTGGTGGCAGCTTATATCGTCCGCTTTAAG CCAGAGTATAAGATTGCGGACCCTATCTGCACCTATGTGTTCTCCGTGCTTGTGCTGTTTACAACCTTACGAATAATGTGGGACACTGGGATTattatactggaag GTGTTCCGAAGCATTTGGATGTGACCCGTATCAAAGAAGATCTGTTGAAACTGGAAGACGTGTATTCAGTAGATGATCTCAATGTCTGGGCGTTGACTGCTGACAAAACGGCTGCAATCGTGCATTTACAGCTCA TTCCAGACAGCTCAACTAAGTGGGAAGAAGTACAATCAAAGGCCAGGCTTCTCCTCCTGAACACATATGGAATGTATAGGTGCACTATTCAGGTACAAAGCTTCAGGCAGAGGCTCCCTCAACTGTGTGTGAAATGCCAGAGTTCCTGTGCTTGA
- the LOC121294592 gene encoding zinc transporter 4-like isoform X1, whose translation MSTGNLWATFKSVLSTTNDGPLDLDDTTPFDFSDEMLDEEFPKFNKLRVVVSDEMSDSSPGIPHAASAVNGRRIHSAVSDDDSLLGSSSSLQNPGIHLDQCDGCTKKKEQFKQKNVKKKLAFAAILYFLFMIGELIGGYVANSLAIMTDALHMLTDLIAIVVSLLALWLSAKPPTKRFTFGLHRLEVISAVVSVLLIYILAAILLYEAVQRTIHQEFDIDGDVMLITAAVGVAVNLIMGFILNQSGHLHSHSHGSLQHAASSGHGQGGHGHSHDKSHGSLAVRAAFIHALGDLVQSVGVLVAAYIVRFKPEYKIADPICTYVFSVLVLFTTLRIMWDTGIIILEGVPKHLDVTRIKEDLLKLEDVYSVDDLNVWALTADKTAAIVHLQLIPDSSTKWEEVQSKARLLLLNTYGMYRCTIQVQSFRQRLPQLCVKCQSSCA comes from the exons ATGTCGACGGGTAATCTTTGGGCAACTTTTAAGTCAGTCCTTAGCACGACCAACGATGGTCCGTTGGATCTCGACGACACCACTCCATTTGATTTCTCGGACGAAATGCTGGACGAGGAGTTTCCCAAGTTCAACAAACTCAGAGTGGTGGTATCGGATGAGATGAGTGACTCTTCTCCGGGCATCCCTCACGCTGCCTCGGCTGTCAACGGCAGACGTATTCATTCAGCAGTATCCGACGATGATTCTTTACTGGGTTCCTCTTCAAGCCTTCAGAACCCGGGGATTCATTTGGACCAGTGTGATGGatgcacaaagaaaaaagaacaattcAAACAGAAAAACGTGAAAAAGAAGCTAGCTTTCGCTGCTATTTTATACTTTCTCTTTATGATCGGAGAACTTATAG GTGGTTATGTCGCCAATAGCCTAGCGATTATGACTGATGCGCTGCACATGCTAACGGATCTCATCGCTATTGTTGTGTCCTTGCTTGCATTATGGCTGTCGGCAAAACCACCAACTAAGAGGTTCACTTTTGGATTGCATCGTCTGG AGGTCATTTCTGCAGTTGTCAGTGTGCTGCTCATATACATTCTCGCAGCAATCCTGCTGTATGAAGCTGTTCAGAGAACTATCCACCAGGAATTTGATATTGATGGGGATGTGATGCTCATTACTGCAGCAGTTGGTGTTGCAGTGAACCTAAT AATGGGATTCATACTGAATCAGTCAGGGCACCTCCATTCCCACTCCCACGGGTCCTTGCAGCATGCTGCCAGCTCAGGACATGGACAAGGGGGGCATGGGCACAGCCATGACAAGAGTCACGGCAGCCTGGCAGTGAGAGCTGCCTTCATACATGCCTTGGGAGACCTGGTTCAAAGCGTCGGGGTGCTGGTGGCAGCTTATATCGTCCGCTTTAAG CCAGAGTATAAGATTGCGGACCCTATCTGCACCTATGTGTTCTCCGTGCTTGTGCTGTTTACAACCTTACGAATAATGTGGGACACTGGGATTattatactggaag GTGTTCCGAAGCATTTGGATGTGACCCGTATCAAAGAAGATCTGTTGAAACTGGAAGACGTGTATTCAGTAGATGATCTCAATGTCTGGGCGTTGACTGCTGACAAAACGGCTGCAATCGTGCATTTACAGCTCA TTCCAGACAGCTCAACTAAGTGGGAAGAAGTACAATCAAAGGCCAGGCTTCTCCTCCTGAACACATATGGAATGTATAGGTGCACTATTCAGGTACAAAGCTTCAGGCAGAGGCTCCCTCAACTGTGTGTGAAATGCCAGAGTTCCTGTGCTTGA
- the LOC121294876 gene encoding normal mucosa of esophagus-specific gene 1 protein-like, translated as MSGFFNMLKKKKELIPLIGIMTFAATGATSVGIYFLATKPDVILLKSKNPEPWETIDPSKPQKLLTINQQWKPVEEVQIVKGLMK; from the exons atgtctggatTTTTCaatatgctgaaaaaaaagaaagaa ctCATTCCTCTTATTGGAATTATGACGTTTGCAGCAACAGGAGCCACCTCTGTTGGTATTTATTTCTTGGCAACAAAACCAGACGTAAT tctttTAAAGTCCAAAAATCCAGAACCCTGGGAAACCATAGACCCCTCCAAACCACAGAAG CTTTTAACTATTAACCAGCAGTGGAAACCAGTGGAAGAAGTACAGATTGTAAAAGGCTTGATGAAGTGA